A section of the Maylandia zebra isolate NMK-2024a linkage group LG8, Mzebra_GT3a, whole genome shotgun sequence genome encodes:
- the mki67 gene encoding proliferation marker protein Ki-67 isoform X6 codes for MPLHGKIVVIKRSGGDGTEFPLTAACLFGRKPDCDIRIQLPQVSKEHCRIDLNENKEVILTNLSSANPTLVNGEVLQQSERLKHGDVITIIDRSFRFEYPPAQTPKKRSAIGGKPETLKVLQDQQVGDTPIVEKGEKRFSEVSSDTCLKDGASHDNIQRSLEKTGELESKADDSLLQGKSNSPFSDLYQMIKKSLDVKTPRKSCASQLATPSSKVASPKPNSVRKGSAIFTERKSTPKKSEVLAGPGSTNGGTPASVRKQAKVPAAETAEPRAEKAENGSVIETASPRKRNGATPQKFTVNEVIEQITAETPKSPARRRSKEMSPGKTPVTKNQEEKTKASPRNSAGKGKEVSKKRKSGELGEDVPKQQAKRKRVSFGGYLSPELFDKRLPPDSPLRKGATPRRSLSLLRPKQSLLRRASVIGLLKEGSPRAKSPAKTKTPSPKKSPSKKMASPKTPTSGKKSPKSRSPSPKAASPAKKSPKSRSPSPAKSPKSRSPSPAKKSPKSPKSGSPSPAKKSPKSRSPSPAKKSPKSPKSGSPSPAKKSPKSPKSRSPSPAKKSPKSPKSRSPSPAKKSPKSPKSRSPSPAKKSPKSRSPSPAKKSPKSPKSRSPSPAKKSPKSPKSRSPSPKAASPTNKSPKSRSASPKATANKSPKSKSPSPARGRSPSKVETPKTNEQQKTQRRASAPGQIPHEQVPAGKRRATVGLPGTSLESVPTVVLTPAKTPTNSGVQTPTVKGRFSVSQISTPSPIAEADKVTDQVLLPTVTPKTHKGRKSTSQKTPGAAKSAVKMHRRSGISRASIKVSNPWAHIVKFGQPKAQVVAPLKKTIGQKPKKRAVPKPQTPARNLKGYVSTGHADSPATIVVGRAHRQTVVQPTGAAPRVVTNVALFKKNMKMDEDLTGISEMFKTPVNERKRKSLIDDNSVTKTPAGGQSASVMEPSVLSTPEEPGEMIVSPLSVTSAVKGRRYNNEAVQRLLDEDQDATFIGQIQSESSEWQNADLQVSTVTTPKLRPELPDSLTGVKRIMKTPKQKAEPVEDLRGKLLKTPKQKPEKQECLTGVKRIMKTPRQKAEPLEDIRGNLLKTPKQKPEQQECFTGVKRIFRTPKEKAEPLEDLQGKILKTPEVPEAGDASLGGGKELLQTPAQLQESDAKGMKTPKSSPVVHLTGVKRVMKTPVEKGAPVEDVVGVKRLMRTPRQKGEPVEANFGLKRLMKSPRLRGNAPVEDFEGLQELMEEPLTEPTVQPEAKEQGEAQMSLDSSANVVKDAMETVSQADAVLLEEAEVKTAVNADPAHEKKSVRGRRAKTVESKAAEDKQEEPVIPAPSRGRRGKKTEATAPPAVRQTRGRNAKTAVELSAEENHLPSPKVAPKPKRGRSAQQSSDEPEVAAEAERVQSHPLDVEEKANESAVPKRGRRAKQPKKSQQRNATEDVPQDTPDANVACSDQPEVLPGRADENKSDAMETVVQACQAESLLHVQTPASVQKKSVRGRRAKQAESEELEDKKEAAEIAEDPIVPTPARGERRGKKMEAVAPPAARHTKRGRNAKSQESTSETSADASAQASLINTSLSALQTVKPVRGRRAKQTPVKPAQPEPETVETASGEQSQVENSEPQKTTLPTAGKPRRGRKARQDTAEQNEVTEEVVKQAAVETNEQSQPPARVKRGRNAKQDEEKMNEPAKKIKLTRKSEEAQTELTEAQTVKMVISETTEPAQISEQASVATKPRRGGRKAKQDTESVESIEVQEVPVLSTENKPKRGRRGKPAAEETKATAESPEHKPKAEEAKNAEPLSSSMKTSRSRGVRASAKCETSQAIPAKRARRGTTVSPEEVSTESTVLVSEPAPTSVEPARKGRRGAFKSTTEEPTTTTDQKNPEAVESNAKMPKRCVKWKSHLEVFEIPKATPVKAARGKKSKAADQVNSESKNVSNDANKTEEEDLSDKAVDSRPVKRVGRGAKTAAKVEPANNPEKNVEAKTQPKTRRGRSANK; via the exons GTTTGAGTATCCTCCGGCACAAACGCCAAAGAAGAGGTCTGCCATTGGAGGCAAACCTGAAACCCTCAag GTTCTTCAAGACCAGCAAGTGGGTGACACCCCTATTgtggaaaaaggagaaaagagatTCTCTGAAGTGTCATCAG atacTTGTCTTAAAGATGGAGCCAGCCATGACAATATTCAGCGTTCCTTGGAGAAAACCGGAGAGTTGGAGTCCAAGGCAGATGATAGCCTGCTACAAGGCAAGAGCAACTCCCCCTTCAGCGACCTGTATCAAATGATCAAAAAATCTCTGGATGTCAAGACCCCTCGGAAATCTTGTGCCAGTCAGCTTGCAACGCCTTCCTCAAAGGTCGCCTCTCCAAAACCCAATTCGGTCAGAAAAGGTAGTGCCATTTTCACTGAGAGAAAAAGCACTCCTAAGAAAAGTGAAGTTCTAGCTGGACCTGGAAGTACAAACGGGGGAACCCCAGCGTCTGTGAGGAAGCAAGCGAAGGTTCCAGCTGCTGAGACGGCTGAACCCAGAGCAGAAAAGGCTGAAAATGGCAGCGTGATTGAAACGGCTTCACCTCGGAAAAGAAATGGCGCAACTCCTCAGAAGTTTACTGTAAATGAGGTTATTGAGCAAATTACAGCTGAAACACCCAAGTCGCCTGCGAGGAGGAGGAGTAAGGAAATGTCACCTGGCAAAACTCCAGTGACCAAGAaccaagaagaaaaaacaaaggcaTCACCCAGGAATTCAGCTGGAAAAG gAAAAGAAGTGTCCAAAAAACGCAAGAGTGGAGAACTCGGAGAAGACGTGCCCAAACAGCAAGCGAAGAGGAAACGCGTTTCCTTTGGAGGTTACCTGAGCCCAGAGCTGTTTGACAAACGGTTGCCTCCTGACTCTCCATTACGCAAGGGGGCTACCCCACGGAGGAGCTTGTCTCTCTTGAGACCCAAGCAGTCACTGCTTAGACGAGCATCCGTCATCGGCTTGCTAAAA GAGGGCAGCCCACGTGCAAAAAgtcctgcaaaaacaaaaacaccatcACCTAAGAAATCACCGAGCAAGAAAATGGCTTCTCCTAAGACTCCAACTTCTGGGAAGAAGTCTCCCAAATCCAGATCACCATCACCCAAGGCAGCATCTCCCGCGAAGAAGTCGCCCAAGTCCAGGTCCCCGTCTCCTGCAAAGTCGCCCAAGTCCAGGTCCCCGTCTCCCGCGAAGAAGTCGCCCAAGTCACCCAAGTCCGGGTCCCCATCTCCCGCGAAGAAGTCGCCCAAGTCCAG GTCCCCGTCTCCCGCGAAGAAGTCGCCCAAGTCACCCAAGTCCGGGTCCCCGTCTCCCGCGAAGAAGTCGCCCAAGTCACCCAAGTCCAGGTCCCCGTCTCCCGCGAAGAAGTCGCCCAAGTCGCCCAAGTCCAGGTCCCCGTCTCCCGCGAAGAAGTCGCCCAAGTCGCCCAAGTCCAGGTCCCCGTCTCCCGCGAAGAAGTCGCCCAAGTCCAGGTCCCCGTCTCCCGCGAAGAAGTCGCCCAAGTCGCCCAAGTCCAGGTCCCCGTCTCCCGCGAAGAAGTCGCCCAAGTCACCCAAGTCCAGGTCCCCGTCTCCCAAAGCAGCTTCTCCTACCAATAAATCACCCAAATCTAGATCTGCTTCTCCTAAAGCAACCGCGAATAAATCACCAAAATCCAAGAGCCCATCTCCTGCAAGAGGAAGATCTCCTTCTAAAGTGGAAACTCCTAAAACCAATGAACAGCAGAAAACTCAACGCAGGGCTTCAGCCCCAGGGCAGATTCCCCACGAGCAAGTTCCTGCTGGAAAAAGAAGGGCAACTGTGGGTTTGCCTGGTACTTCTCTGGAAAGTGTCCCTACTGTCGTCCTTACACCAGCTAAAACTCCCACTAATTCAGGAGTTCAGACCCCCACAGTCAAGGGGCGATTTTCTGTGTCACAAATTAGTACACCCTCTCCAATAGCTGAAGCCGACAAGGTCACTGACCAGGTTCTTTTGCCCACCGTCACCCCTAAAACACACAAGGGAAGGAAAAGCACCTCGCAGAAGACTCCAGGTGCTGCGAAGAGTGCAGTAAAGATGCACAGAAGAAGTGGCATTTCAAGAGCATCTATAAAAG TCTCCAATCCTTGGGCGCACATTGTGAAATTTGGTCAACCTAAGGCTCAAGTTGTTGCTCCACTTAAAAAAACCATTGGCCAAAAGCCTAAGAAGAGAGCAGTGCCCAAACCACAG ACACCTGCCAGAAATCTGAAGGGCTACGTGAGCACTGGACATGCAGACTCGCCCGCCACCATTGTTGTTGGTagagcacacagacagaccgTTGTGCAGCCAACTGGTGCTGCACCAAGAGTGGTCACCAATGTTGCACTCTTCAAAAAGAACATGAAAATGGATGAAGACTTGACTG GTAtttctgaaatgtttaaaactCCTGTAAACGAAAGGAAGCGGAAGTCTTTAATCGATGATAACAGCGTCACAAAGACACCAGCTGGAGGTCAGAGCGCATCTGTGATGGAGCCATCTGTGCTGAGCACACCAGAGGAACCAG GTGAGATGATAGTATCTCCGCTGAGTGTTACATCTGCAGTAAAAGGCAGAAGATACAACAATGAGGCAGTCCAACGCCTCCTTGATGAAGATCAAGACGCCACCTTCATCGGCCAGATTCAGTCAGAGTCAAGTGAATGGCAGAATGCAGATTTGCAGGTGTCCACTGTAACAACTCCCAAACTGAGGCCAGAATTACCAGATTCTCTGACCGGAGTTAAGAGGATCATGAAAACGCCAAAACAGAAGGCTGAGCCTGTTGAAGATTTGAGAGGGAAGCTGTTGAAAACTCCAAAACAGAAGCCTGAAAAACAGGAGTGCCTCACTGGAGTCAAGAGGATCATGAAGACTCCGAGACAGAAAGCCGAACCTTTAGAGGACATCAGAGGGAATCTTCTGAAGACTCCCAAACAGAAGCCTGAACAGCAAGAGTGCTTCACTGGGGTTAAGAGAATATTTAGAACTCCAAAGGAGAAGGCTGAACCGCTTGAAGACCTTCAAGGGAAGATTCTGAAGACCCCCGAAGTCCCAGAAGCTGGTGATGCCAGTTTGGGTGGTGGTAAGGAGCTTCTGCAGACGCCAGCACAGTTGCAAGAATCTGACGCAAAAGGCATGAAAActccaaaaagctctccagtgGTTCACCTCACTGGAGTCAAGAGAGTGATGAAGACACCTGTGGAGAAAGGTGCTCCTGTCGAAGATGTGGTTGGCGTGAAGAGGCTCATGAGAACTCCCAGGCAGAAAGGCGAACCTGTTGAGGCGAATTTCGGGCTCAAGAGACTCATGAAGTCGCCAAGGCTGAGGGGTAATGCTCCAGTGGAGGACTTCGAGGGACTTCAAGAACTTATGGAGGAGCCACTGACTGAGCCCACAGTACAACCAGAGGCAAAGGAG CAGGGTGAAGCTCAGATGTCTCTCGACAGCAGTGCAAACGTGGTAAAAG ATGCCATGGAAACGGTCTCTCAGGCAGATGCAGTACTTCTTGAGGAAGCTGAGGTGAAGACTGCTGTGAATGCAGATCCTGCACATGAGAAGAAATCTGTACGAGGCAGAAGGGCAAAAACGGTGGAATCTAAAGCAGCTGAGGATAAACAGGAAGAGCCTGTAATCCCTGCTCCAtccagaggaagaagaggaaagaaaacTGAAGCTACAGCACCACCTGCTGTTAGACAGACAAGAGGCAGAAATGCGAAGACAGCTGTTGAGCTGTCAGCAGAAGAGAATCACCTTCCTTCTCCCAAAGTTGCTCCTAAGCCAAAAAGGGGTAGAAGTGCACAGCAGTCTTCTGATGAGCCTGAAgttgctgctgaagctgagcGTGTTCAGAGCCACCCACTTGATGTTGAGGAGAAAGCAAATGAAAGTGCTGTGCCCAAGCGAGGAAGAAGAGCTAAGCAACCCAAAAAGTCACAGCAACGAAATGCAACTGAGGATGTTCCCCAAGATACACCAG ATGCAAATGTAGCCTGCAGTGACCAGCCTGAGGTGTTGCCAGGCAGAGCTGATGAAAACAAATCTGATGCCATGGAAACTGTTGTCCAAGCATGTCAAGCTGAAAGCTTACTTCACGTGCAGACACCAGCTTCAGTTCAGAAGAAATCTGTCCGAGGCAGAAGAGCAAAACAGGCCGAATCTGAAGAACTTGAAGATAAAAAAGAGGCAGCTGAAATTGCTGAAGATCCCATTGTGCCTACTCCAGCGAGAGGAGAAAGAAGAGGGAAGAAAATGGAAGCTGTAGCACCACCTGCAGCTAGACACACAAAAAGAGGCAGAAATGCAAAGTCTCAGGAGAGCACCTCTGAGACCTCCGCTGATGCCAGTGCCCAAGCGTCTCTGATAAACACCAGTCTGTCTGCACTCCAGACTGTTAAGCCAGTCAGAGGGAGGAGAGCAAAACAAACACCTGTTAAGCCAGCTCAACCAGAGCCTGAAACGGTTGAAACAGCAAGTGGGGAACAGAGCCAAGTGGAAAACTCTGAGCCTCAGAAGACCACTCTTCCCACTGCTGGAAAACCACGAAGAGGGAGAAAGGCAAGACAGGATACCGCTGAACAGAATGAGGTGACAGAAGAGGTGGTCAAGCAGGCAGCAGTGGAGACGAATGAGCAGTCTCAGCCTCCAGCCAGAGTAAAGAGGGGCAGAAATGCCAAACAGGATGAAGAAAAGATGAATGAGcctgctaaaaaaataaaactaacaaGAAAGTCTGAGGAGGCCCAAACGGAATTAACAGAAGCCCAAACTGTTAAAATGGTCATTTCAGAAACAACAGAACCAGCCCAGATAAGCGAACAGGCCAGTGTGGCCACGAAGCCCAGAAGAGGAGGGCGGAAAGCAAAACAAGACACAGAGAGTGTGGAATCCATTGAGGTCCAAGAGGTCCCTGTTCTCAGCACAGAAAATAAACCCAAACGAGGCAGGAGGGGAAAACCAGCTGCCGAAGAAACTAAAGCCACTGCCGAAAGTCCTGAACACAAGCCGAAGGCTGAGGAGGCGAAAAACGCTGAGCCACTTTCCTCGTCTATGAAAACTAGCAGGTCAAGGGGAGTGAGGGCTTCTGCTAAATGTGAGACTTCACAAGCCATTCCAGCCAAGAGAGCCCGCAGAGGTACAACTGTTTCTCCTGAGGAGGTCAGCACAGAATCCACAGTTTTGGTTTCCGAGCCTGCTCCCACGTCAGTGGAACCAGCAAGAAAGGGAAGACGGGGAGCATTCAAGTCCACAACAGAAGAGCCTACGACGACTACTGATCAGAAGAATCCTGAAGCTGTTGAGAGCAACGCAAAGATGCCCAAAAGATGCGTTAAGTGGAAATCACACTTGGAAGTCTTTGAGATTCCAAAGGCGACACCTGTAAAAGCAGCGCGAGGTAAGAAGTCTAAAGCTGCAGACCAAGTCAACAGTGAAAGCAAAAATGTGTCAAATGATGCCAAcaaaactgaagaggaggatctCTCAGATAAAGCTGTTGACAGTAGACCTGTTAAGAGAGTCGGACGAGGGGCGAAGACTGCTGCCAAAGTGGAACCTGCAAACAACCCAGAGAAAAACGTTGAAGCCAAAACGCAGCCTAAAACCCGCAGAGGAAGATCAGCAAACAAATAG